From Musa acuminata AAA Group cultivar baxijiao chromosome BXJ3-8, Cavendish_Baxijiao_AAA, whole genome shotgun sequence, one genomic window encodes:
- the LOC135645225 gene encoding protein FLX-like 3, with protein sequence MAGRGRVPRQAFEDARRGYPVPPEGPFFGGPVPRPPHPAALEEELELQMMDIRRLLADNRGLAEDRAAFHRELIAAKEELHRMNLVIADIRAEKEAHARELIEKGLKLEADLRATEPLRDEVVQLRAEIKRLTAMRQELTEQVRSLTQDLTRARADNKQIPAMKAEIDELRQELIHLRMSIEYEKKGNFELMEQRQSMEKNLVSMAREIEKLRADLANAEGRPRGAGGGYPSSYGSPEGLFPSSYGYEYGFQPPVADKAPLYGAGSGSWGAVDKARAPRR encoded by the exons ATGGCTGGGAGAGGTCGCGTGCCTCGCCAAGCTTTTGAAGATGCTCGACGTGGTTATCCTGTCCCTCCTGAAGGGCCATTTTTTGGTGGCCCTGTTCCTCGTCCGCCTCACCCTGCTGCACTTGAGGAGGAACTTGAATTGCAGATGATGGATATAAGGAGGCTTTTGGCTGATAATCGTGGCCTAGCTGAGGATCGTGCAGCTTTTCATCGGGAACTGATTGCTGCTAAGGAGGAACTGCATCGGATGAATTTGGTGATTGCAGATATCCGTGCTGAGAAAGAAGCCCATGCAAGGGAGCTGATTGAGAAAGGATTGAAGTTAGAAGCTGATCTGAGAGCCACTGAACCTCTCAGGGATGAGGTTGTACAGCTTCGTGCGGAAATTAAGAGGCTAACTGCCATGCGACAAGAACTCACTGAGCAGGTTCGGTCCCTAACACAAGATCTGACAAGGGCACGAGCTGATAATAAACAAATCCCCGCTATGAAGGCTGAAATTGATGAGCTTCGGCAGGAACTTATCCATCTTCG GATGTCTATCGAGTATGAGAAGAAAGGGAACTTTGAGCTAATGGAACAACGGCAGTCAATGGAGAAAAACTTGGTTTCCATGGCACGTGAAATTGAAAAATTGCGAGCTGACTTGGCTAATGCTGAGGGAAGGCCACGGGGTGCAG GTGGAGGTTACCCTTCGTCCTACGGAAGCCCTGAAGGACTGTTCCCTTCGTCATATGGATATGAGTATGGTTTTCAGCCG CCTGTTGCTGACAAGGCTCCTCTCTATGGTGCTGGTTCTGGATCATGGGGAGCAGTTGACAAGGCTCGCGCTCCTCGCCGTTGA
- the LOC135644528 gene encoding histone H2AX-like, translating to MSSTGGTAAKGGRGKPKASKTISRSQKAGLQFPVGRIARYLKDGKYADRVGAGAPVYLSAVLEYLAAEVLELAGNAARDNKKNRIVPRHIQLAIRNDEELSKLLGTVTIANGGVLPNIHQTLLPKKQGKGQGELGSASQEF from the exons atgaGCTCAACGGGGGGCACGGCTGCGAAGGGCGGGAGGGGGAAGCCGAAGGCCTCCAAGACCATCTCCCGCTCGCAGAAGGCCGGTCTCCAGTTCCCCGTCGGGCGCATCGCCCGCTACCTCAAGGACGGCAAGTACGCCGACCGCGTGGGCGCCGGCGCCCCCGTCTACCTGTCCGCCGTCCTAGAGTACCTCGCCGCGGAG GTTCTGGAGCTGGCGGGGAACGCGGCGAGGGACAACAAGAAGAATCGGATCGTGCCGAGGCACATACAGCTTGCGATCAGGAACGATGAAGAGCTGAGCAAACTCTTGGGGACCGTCACGATTGCTAACGGCGGCGTTTTGCCCAATATTCATCAGACGCTGCTGCCCAAGAAGCAGGGGAAAGGGCAGGGAGAGCTTGGATCTGCTTCACAGGAGTTCTAG